From a region of the Streptomyces tirandamycinicus genome:
- the pgl gene encoding 6-phosphogluconolactonase — MSTPQLVVHRDKELMAQAAAARLITKIVDAQAARGSASVVLTGGRNGNGLLAALAAAPARDAVDWTRLDLWWGDERFLPEGDPERNVTQAREALLDSVPLDPARVHPMPASDGPHGNDPDAAAAAYAAELAAAAGPEHYRSEAAPGGGGVPAFDVLMLGVGPDTHVASLFPELPAVRETERTVVGVHGAPKPPPTRVSLTLPAIRSAREVWLLAAGEDKAGAARIALSGAGEIQAPAAGAYGRSRTLWLLDAAAASQLPRDLYPPASA, encoded by the coding sequence GTGAGCACCCCGCAACTGGTCGTCCACCGCGACAAGGAGCTGATGGCCCAGGCCGCGGCGGCACGGCTGATCACGAAGATCGTGGACGCCCAGGCCGCCCGGGGCTCGGCGTCGGTGGTCCTCACCGGCGGGCGCAACGGCAACGGCCTGCTGGCCGCGCTCGCCGCCGCGCCCGCGCGGGACGCCGTCGACTGGACCCGGCTGGACCTCTGGTGGGGCGACGAGCGCTTCCTCCCCGAAGGGGACCCGGAGCGCAACGTCACCCAGGCCCGCGAGGCCCTGCTGGACTCGGTGCCGCTCGACCCGGCCCGGGTGCATCCGATGCCCGCGTCGGACGGGCCGCACGGCAACGACCCGGACGCCGCGGCCGCGGCGTACGCGGCGGAGCTGGCCGCCGCCGCGGGGCCCGAGCACTACCGATCGGAAGCCGCCCCCGGGGGCGGCGGCGTGCCGGCGTTCGACGTGCTGATGCTGGGCGTCGGCCCGGACACCCATGTCGCGTCGCTGTTCCCCGAGCTTCCCGCCGTCCGGGAGACCGAGCGCACGGTCGTCGGCGTCCACGGGGCGCCGAAACCCCCGCCGACGCGCGTCTCCCTGACGCTCCCGGCGATCCGGTCGGCGCGCGAGGTGTGGCTGCTCGCGGCCGGCGAGGACAAGGCGGGCGCCGCGCGCATCGCCCTGTCGGGCGCGGGCGAGATCCAGGCCCCGGCGGCCGGCGCGTACGGCAGGTCGAGGACGCTGTGGCTGCTGGACGCGGCGGCCGCGTCCCAGCTGCCGCGCGACCTCTACCCGCCCGCCTCCGCCTGA